One stretch of Euphorbia lathyris chromosome 7, ddEupLath1.1, whole genome shotgun sequence DNA includes these proteins:
- the LOC136235775 gene encoding carboxypeptidase SOL1: MKVFSLVFLVFFPFLPSSIARGGESTSPPSGVNNGGNYGDFSRRFLGVDKKSNGSVDKGHGYMTNSDLEKAVKEFGQRCSNISRIYSIGKSVNGVPLWVIEISDKPGKEEPEPAFKFIGNVHGDEPVGRELLVLLANWICNNYNTDPLARLIVENVHLHILPSMNPDGFSLRTRNNAKNIDLNRDFPDQFFPMNNDINARQPETRAIMNWLREIRFTASASLHGGALVANYPWDGTDDKRRSYYGCPDDDTFRHMASIYSHSHRNMSLSKEFPGGITNGALWYPIYGGMQDWNYINAGCFELTLEVSDDKWPNAEELPVLWEYNKMSLLNLVASLVKTGVHGRIFSSDRGRPLPGSIIVKGINYTITAGGGFADYHRMLTPGATYEVMAFMPGYKSKTTSISLGEAATTVDFILDPEVEGDGRFRSFNYCNCDGNNSNDVFWGVHFEIYIILVMILVFLYLMLTRRMKFNFSNHRQMPKKVGQV, from the exons ATGAAAGTCTTTTCGCTCGTCTTCCTTGTTTTCTTCCCTTTCCTTCCCTCTTCCATCGCTAGAGGCGGAGAAAGTACTTCTCCCCCTTCAG GTGTTAACAATGGTGGTAATTATGGAGATTTCTCGAGGCGTTTTCTAGGCGTGGATAAGAAATCTAATGGAAG TGTTGATAAGGGTCATGGATACATGACTAACTCCGATCTTGAAAAGGCTGTGAAAGAATTTGGGCAAAGATGCAGTAACATTTCTAGGATATACAG TATTGGGAAGAGTGTGAATGGAGTTCCACTG TGGGTTATAGAGATCTCTGACAAGCCCGGGAAGGAAGAGCCTGAACCTGCATTCAAG TTTATTGGAAATGTGCATGGAGATGAACCTGTAGGTCGTGAACTTCTAGTACTTCTTGCTAATTGGATTTGCAATAACTACAATACAGATCCCTTG GCTAGATTGATAGTAGAAAATGTCCATCTTCATATTCTTCCATCGATGAATCCAGATGGGTTCTCATTGAGAACACGTAATAATGCAAAAAATATTGATCTGAATCGGGATTTTCCAGACCAG TTTTTCCCCATGAATAATGACATAAATGCGCGCCAACCTGAGACAAGAGCAATTATGAATTGGTTGAGGGAGATACGTTTCACAGCATCTGCCAGTTTGCATGGG GGAGCACTTGTTGCAAATTATCCATGGGATGGTACAGATGATAAAAG GAGAAGTTACTATGGGTGTCCTGATGATGATACTTTCCGGCATATGGCAAGTATATATAGTCATTCTCACCGTAACATGTCTTTGAGTAAAGAATTTCCTGGAGGAATTACAAATGGTGCATTATG GTACCCAATATATGGAGGAATGCAAGACTGGAACTATATAAATGCTGGCTGTTTTGAATTAACCTTGGAGGTTAGCGACGACAAATGGCCTAATGCTGAAGAG CTTCCTGTACTTTGGGAATACAACAAAATGAGTTTATTAAACCTTGTAGCCAGCCTTGTCAAG ACAGGAGTGCATGGGAGGATCTTTTCATCTGATAGAGGGAGGCCACTACCGGGTTCTATCATAGTTAAAGGAATAAATTACACT ATAACAGCTGGCGGAGGGTTTGCTGACTATCATCGCATGCTTACCCCTGGAGCGACGTATGAAG TCATGGCCTTCATGCCTGGATACAAATCAAAGACCACAAGCATCTCATTAGGAGAAGCAGCCACGACTGTAGACTTTATTCTCGATCCAGAAGTTGAAGGTGACGGGAGGTTTAGAAGCTTTAATTATTGCAACTGTGATGGCAATAACAGTAATGACGTTTTCTGGGGGGTTCACTttgaaatttatataattttggtTATGATCTTAGTATTCCTCTATCTTATGTTGACAAGGAGAATGAAATTCAACTTTTCAAACCATAGACAGATGCCAAAAAAGGTAGGTCAGGTATGA